The following proteins are co-located in the Billgrantia tianxiuensis genome:
- a CDS encoding polysaccharide biosynthesis tyrosine autokinase translates to MVKETKTGSRPGYDDIDLGRLFGVLLDNKWLIMLVTAIFALAAVIHVQLATPIFRADALVQVEGKTGLSNPLAEVRSILGEEPKADAELEILRSRMVLGQAVDQERLDIDVIPTRFPVVGGYLVRRGMERPEFARRSVWAGEYLNVGELRVDHEWLGRALRLVAGIDDGYRLYHGEELLGEGRVGTTESFDEGRIELRVAELEAGEGAEFTVVRRTRLAAINQLRSRFSVAQRGRDSGVFNMTLLDEDPRRAQRTLSVIGQIYLTQNVERQSAEAEQSLEFLEAQVPQVRTELAAAEDALNAFRMQHESVDLNIETRSVLDRVVELDARLSELEMEQAELSRRYNASHPLYAAMMEKRNNLERDRERLNERIHDLPETQQQILRMSRDVEVTQQVYVQLLNKIQEMSITKASTVGNVRILDDAVAQPGPVEPRKPVTVAMLTLVGAFLAVAFVIVRSILNRGVESAEQIEDLGLPVYATVPLSDDQQKLVRRVKRHNRRRGRAVANGVLAQNAPGDTAVEALRGLRTSLHFAMLEASDNRLMITGPSPNIGKSFICINLGAVIAQSGQRVLILDADMRKGHVHTAFNADSKGGLSEVLSNKAELDQVIRQSPINGLSYVARGKAPPNPAELLMSERFSRLLDALSERFDLVIVDTPPILAVTDAAVIGHHCGTTLMVARFGLNPPREVDVAIRRLESSGVKVKGGILNAIERKAATSYGYGYYHYAYKTTET, encoded by the coding sequence ATGGTGAAAGAGACAAAGACGGGCTCGCGCCCAGGTTACGACGACATCGATCTGGGCAGGCTGTTCGGCGTCCTGCTGGACAACAAATGGCTGATCATGCTGGTGACGGCGATCTTCGCTCTGGCTGCCGTGATACATGTGCAGCTGGCCACGCCGATCTTTCGCGCCGATGCGCTGGTCCAGGTGGAAGGCAAGACCGGACTGAGCAATCCGCTCGCCGAAGTTCGCTCGATCCTGGGCGAGGAACCCAAGGCCGATGCCGAGCTGGAAATCCTGCGCTCGCGAATGGTGCTGGGGCAGGCGGTCGACCAGGAGCGCCTCGATATCGACGTGATACCGACCCGCTTCCCCGTGGTTGGCGGCTACTTGGTGCGACGGGGTATGGAGCGGCCCGAGTTCGCGCGCCGCAGTGTATGGGCCGGCGAATATCTCAACGTCGGCGAGCTGCGCGTCGATCACGAGTGGTTGGGGCGTGCGCTGCGCCTGGTGGCCGGCATCGACGACGGCTATCGGCTCTATCACGGCGAAGAGCTGCTCGGTGAGGGGCGCGTCGGCACCACCGAGAGCTTCGACGAGGGACGCATCGAGCTGCGCGTGGCGGAGCTGGAAGCCGGCGAGGGCGCCGAGTTCACCGTGGTGAGGCGCACTCGCCTGGCTGCCATCAACCAGCTCCGTTCACGCTTCAGTGTCGCGCAACGCGGTCGTGATAGCGGCGTGTTCAACATGACCCTGCTCGATGAGGATCCCCGTCGCGCCCAGCGCACCCTGAGCGTCATCGGACAGATCTACCTGACCCAGAATGTCGAGCGCCAGAGCGCCGAGGCGGAGCAGAGTCTCGAATTCCTCGAGGCACAGGTGCCCCAGGTGCGCACCGAGCTGGCCGCCGCCGAGGATGCGCTGAATGCGTTCCGCATGCAGCACGAGAGTGTCGACCTCAATATCGAGACTCGCTCGGTGCTGGACCGCGTGGTGGAACTCGACGCCCGTCTCAGCGAGCTGGAGATGGAGCAGGCCGAACTGAGCCGGCGCTACAACGCCTCGCACCCGCTCTATGCCGCGATGATGGAGAAGCGCAACAACCTGGAGCGCGATCGTGAGCGGCTCAACGAGCGGATCCACGACCTGCCCGAAACCCAGCAGCAGATCCTGCGCATGTCGCGTGACGTGGAAGTGACCCAGCAGGTCTACGTGCAGCTGCTCAACAAGATCCAGGAGATGAGCATCACCAAGGCCAGCACCGTGGGCAACGTGCGCATCCTCGACGATGCCGTTGCCCAGCCGGGGCCGGTGGAACCGCGCAAGCCGGTAACGGTGGCCATGCTGACCCTGGTCGGTGCCTTCCTGGCGGTGGCATTCGTCATCGTGCGTAGCATTCTCAACCGCGGCGTGGAGAGCGCGGAGCAGATCGAGGATCTCGGCCTGCCGGTCTATGCCACCGTGCCGCTCTCCGACGACCAGCAGAAGCTGGTGCGGCGGGTCAAGCGCCATAATCGACGCCGCGGCCGTGCGGTGGCCAATGGGGTCTTGGCCCAGAACGCTCCCGGCGACACGGCGGTCGAGGCCTTGCGTGGCCTGCGTACCTCGCTGCATTTCGCCATGCTCGAGGCGAGCGACAACCGGCTGATGATCACCGGGCCGAGCCCGAACATCGGCAAGAGCTTCATCTGCATCAACCTCGGGGCGGTAATCGCCCAGAGCGGTCAGCGTGTACTGATTCTGGACGCCGACATGCGCAAGGGCCACGTGCACACCGCCTTCAATGCCGACAGCAAGGGCGGCCTGTCCGAGGTGCTCTCCAACAAGGCCGAACTCGACCAGGTCATTCGTCAGTCGCCCATCAATGGGCTGAGCTACGTGGCGCGGGGTAAGGCGCCACCCAATCCGGCCGAGCTGCTCATGAGCGAGCGTTTCTCCCGGTTGCTCGATGCACTCAGCGAGCGCTTCGACCTGGTCATCGTCGATACGCCGCCAATCCTTGCCGTGACCGATGCCGCCGTCATCGGCCATCACTGCGGTACCACGCTGATGGTGGCCCGCTTCGGGCTCAACCCGCCGCGCGAAGTCGATGTGGCCATCCGTCGGCTCGAGAGCAGCGGTGTCAAGGTCAAGGGCGGCATTCTCAACGCCATCGAGCGCAAGGCCGCCACCAGTTATGGCTACGGCTATTACCACTATGCCTACAAGACCACCGAGACCTGA
- a CDS encoding low molecular weight protein-tyrosine-phosphatase produces MFQEVLVVCTGNICRSPVGEALLKRALPGHRIASAGLGALVGHSAEPTAARLAEADGLDLSDHRARQIDAGMIRDADLILVMSEGQRLALAERFPFATGKTMCFGRWLPSETGKGVDIPDPYRRNEEVFVRVHRQLTEAARLWQSRLGSPRG; encoded by the coding sequence ATGTTTCAGGAGGTTCTGGTGGTGTGCACCGGCAATATCTGTCGCAGTCCGGTCGGGGAGGCGTTGCTCAAGCGGGCGCTACCCGGTCATCGCATCGCCTCGGCGGGCCTGGGGGCTCTGGTGGGGCACAGTGCGGAGCCCACTGCCGCGCGACTGGCGGAGGCCGATGGGCTCGACCTTTCCGATCACCGGGCGCGCCAGATCGACGCCGGAATGATCAGGGATGCCGACCTGATTCTGGTCATGAGCGAGGGGCAGCGTCTCGCCCTTGCCGAGCGTTTTCCCTTCGCCACCGGCAAGACCATGTGCTTCGGGCGCTGGCTGCCGAGTGAGACGGGCAAGGGGGTAGACATCCCCGACCCCTATCGCAGGAACGAAGAGGTCTTTGTGCGCGTGCATCGACAGCTCACCGAAGCGGCACGGCTGTGGCAGTCACGCCTCGGTAGCCCTCGAGGCTGA
- a CDS encoding polysaccharide export protein, which produces MGRVLFVFGLFALGGCAFAPGGHIDYRADSAPIDDLVDIEPITFGLVRSQRQEVEAARTPEEFGKVSEALREGISGYDYHIGKGDVLTVIVYGHPELTIPAGGERSAAESGNTVHSDGTIFYPFIGRIPVEGRTVREVRDIIARGLEPYVAMPQVEVQVAQYNSQKVNVTGAVQDPGPLAIRNVPISVLDAINLSGGLAEHANWHDVLLTRDGEEIRVSLHEMLNRGRLDQNLLLRDGDVLHVPDNSDQKVYVMGEVREPKSLPMGASRLTLTDALSEAGGMNEGNANASGIFVIRRAPADSDKLATVYQLDARNATALMLGAEFTLQPTDVVYVTTTPLGRWNRVVRQLLPTVSSIYQTTRTGRELERIGE; this is translated from the coding sequence ATGGGTCGTGTGCTTTTCGTGTTCGGGCTGTTTGCCCTGGGTGGATGCGCCTTTGCTCCCGGCGGGCATATCGATTATCGCGCCGATTCCGCCCCGATCGACGATCTGGTCGATATTGAACCCATTACCTTCGGGCTGGTGCGCAGCCAGCGCCAGGAGGTCGAGGCAGCCCGGACGCCGGAGGAGTTCGGCAAGGTCAGCGAGGCGCTGCGCGAGGGCATCAGCGGCTATGACTACCACATCGGCAAGGGCGATGTGCTCACGGTCATCGTCTATGGCCATCCGGAGCTGACGATTCCCGCCGGCGGCGAGCGCAGTGCCGCGGAATCGGGCAATACCGTGCACAGCGACGGCACCATCTTCTATCCCTTCATCGGCCGCATTCCGGTGGAGGGGCGTACGGTGCGCGAAGTGCGCGACATCATCGCCCGCGGGCTGGAGCCCTACGTGGCCATGCCTCAGGTCGAAGTCCAGGTTGCCCAGTACAACTCGCAGAAAGTGAACGTCACCGGCGCGGTGCAGGATCCCGGCCCGCTGGCGATTCGCAACGTGCCTATAAGCGTGCTCGATGCGATCAACCTGTCCGGCGGCTTGGCGGAGCACGCCAACTGGCACGATGTACTGCTGACGCGGGACGGTGAGGAAATTCGCGTCTCCCTGCACGAGATGCTCAATCGCGGGCGCCTCGATCAGAACCTGCTGCTGCGCGACGGCGATGTCCTGCATGTTCCCGACAACAGCGACCAGAAGGTCTACGTCATGGGCGAGGTGCGCGAGCCGAAAAGCCTGCCCATGGGGGCAAGCCGGCTCACGCTGACCGATGCGCTCTCCGAGGCCGGCGGTATGAACGAGGGCAACGCCAATGCCTCGGGCATCTTCGTCATCCGCCGGGCTCCTGCGGACAGTGACAAGCTCGCCACGGTCTACCAGCTCGATGCGCGCAATGCGACCGCCCTGATGCTGGGGGCTGAGTTCACCTTGCAGCCCACCGACGTGGTGTATGTCACCACGACGCCGCTGGGACGCTGGAACCGGGTGGTGCGCCAGCTTCTGCCTACGGTCAGCAGCATCTATCAGACCACCCGAACCGGGCGTGAACTGGAACGTATCGGCGAGTAG
- a CDS encoding YjbF family lipoprotein, giving the protein MPIQDRRKAVLLWRWLLLGGMIVGLTACAQGGQLTPMGATLFGDRHGEDPSAQAEALPYASLVARSQGNQALLIMAHRSGEHGRDTYWQAGDRATLHLRDGLPASTAGFEEILLGRQYSGDTGSNRYRVHVHWRDASGQEWQDVATAERTCEPARPVELPLIHLALERCTERLDWASRNTHTRGVYWRDPVSLRIWGGDMALWPDGPRLRWQVARPWWSDAEDTGRDVGQDAEPNSASSS; this is encoded by the coding sequence GTGCCGATCCAGGACCGCCGCAAGGCGGTCCTGCTTTGGCGCTGGCTGTTACTGGGGGGAATGATCGTGGGCCTTACGGCCTGCGCACAGGGTGGGCAGCTGACACCGATGGGAGCCACGCTGTTTGGCGACAGGCATGGCGAGGATCCGTCAGCCCAGGCAGAAGCCCTGCCCTATGCATCGCTGGTGGCCCGCAGCCAGGGCAACCAGGCACTGCTGATCATGGCACATCGCAGCGGAGAGCATGGCCGCGATACCTATTGGCAAGCCGGGGATCGCGCCACTCTACATCTACGCGACGGCTTGCCCGCCAGCACGGCCGGCTTCGAGGAGATTCTGCTGGGACGGCAGTACTCGGGCGACACCGGTTCGAATCGCTACCGGGTCCATGTCCATTGGAGAGATGCCAGCGGGCAGGAGTGGCAGGACGTGGCGACGGCGGAACGCACCTGCGAACCGGCCCGGCCCGTCGAGCTGCCCTTGATTCACCTGGCACTGGAACGTTGTACGGAACGGCTCGACTGGGCGAGCCGCAATACGCATACCCGCGGGGTGTACTGGCGCGATCCGGTCAGCCTGCGGATCTGGGGGGGTGACATGGCGCTCTGGCCGGACGGTCCACGCCTGCGTTGGCAGGTGGCGAGACCCTGGTGGAGCGATGCCGAGGACACCGGACGCGACGTTGGGCAAGACGCCGAGCCCAACAGCGCGTCATCGTCGTGA